The DNA sequence GCAGGGCGATGACCTTGCCGAAGAACCACAGAAGCGGCCACCAGCCCTCGTTGAACATGCCGTCGTTGATTGCTGACAGCGGCCATGGCGCCCGCCAGCCCCCAAGGAACAGAGTGGTCGCGAGGGCCGAAACATTGACCATGTTGATGTACTCGGCGAGGAAGAACAGCGCGTACTTGATCGACGAGTACTCGGTTCCCCATCCGGCGACGAGCTCTCCCTCGGCCTCGGGGAGGTCGAAGGGGGCCCGGTTGACCTCGCCGACCATCGAGATCAGGTAGACGGCGAACGACGGGGCCAGGATCAGCCCGTACCAGAGCCGTTCCTGGCCTTCCACAATGCCCGACGTGGACATCGTGCCGGCGAACAGGAACACCCCCACGAACGAAAGCCCCATGGCCAGCTCGTAGGAGATCACCTGGGCAGAAGACCGCAGGCCGCCCAGCAACGGGTACGTGGAACCGCTGGACCAGCCGGCGAGCATCAGCCCGTAGACGCCGACGGAGGCGATCGCCAGCACCAGCAGCACCGCGACCGGAGTATCGGTCAGCTGCAGGCGGGTCGTCTGCCCGAAGATCGACACTTCAGGGCCAAGCGGAATGAGGGCGAAGATCAGGAACGCCGGAACAACGGCGACGATCGGCGCGAGTATGTAGACGACCTTGTCGGCCGCCTTCGGGATGATGTCTTCCTTCAGCATGAGCTTGACGCCGTCAGCGAGGCTCTGCAGCCAGCCCTTGGGCCCAACTCGGTTCGGGCCGACCCGGTGCTGCATCTTCGCCACGGTCTTGCGCTCGAACACGATGGTGAAGAGCACCAACAAGACCAGGATCACGAAGATGGCCACACACTTGATCGCGATGATCCACCACGGATCGTCGCCGAATCCCTCGACCTGATCAACCGCCCGGATGTCAGTGAGCGCCAGCCCGGGGATCATGCGTCACCTCCAGAGAGCGTCACGACCGCGCCTGGTCCGGCGCCCAGATCCACGTGGACCCGGCAGCCGGCGGAATTCTGTGGAAGCCACACGACGCGGTCGGGCATCTCGGTCACCGCCAGCGGCAGCGTCACCGAGCCGGTGGACGTGCTGATAGTCAGCAGTTCGCCATCAGCGACACCCACCTCGGCAGCCGTGACAGCTGACAGCCGGGCGCACGCTCGACGGGCGGTCCGCGCCAGGTGCGGCTCGCCGTCCTGTCCGCGACCGAGGTCGAGCATCATCCGCCAGGTCGCGAGTACAGCCTGGTTGGCAGCGGCCTCCGGCGGTTCGGCGGAGTGCCCGCCCGGCTCCGGCGGCTCACCCGGCCAGGCACCGAGTTCAGCGATCTCGGCACGCACCGCGTCCAGGTCACGGACTCCGAGGGCGGTGCCTAGCTCGGCCGCGACCGCGTCGAGCGCCATCGCGTCGGACCAGGCGGCGCTGTGTTGCAAGACCTTGGGGAACGGCCGGTGGCGGCCTTCCCAGTTGACGAAGGTCCCGGCTTTCTCCGCCGGCGGCGCGACCGGGAGGACCACATCGGCCAGCTCGGTCACCTCGCTGGAGCGGGCCTCGAGACTCAGCACGAAGCCGGCGTTCTCCAGAGCCGCCCGCGCGGCCACCGGATCAGGCAGGTCCGCCAGCTCGACACCACCGACGACGATGCCAGTGAGCGTCCCGTCGGACAGACTCGTCAAGATCCCGCTGGTATCGCGGCCTTCCAACGGCGGCAGGTTCTGCACTCCCCACACAGCAGCCATGTCGACGCGCGCTTCCGCCTGTTCGATCGGGCGGCCACCGGGAAGTAGGGTCGGCAGCAGGCCGGCTTCCACCGCGCCGAGCTCACCGGCCCGGCGCGGCACCCAGGCGAGTCTCGCACCGGTGGCGGCGGACAGCCGCACCGCCGCACTCAACGCACCCGGCACCGTCGCCAACCGCTCGCCGACCATCAGAACGGCGCCTTCGCTGCACAGCTGATCATGCAGCGCGGCCATGGGCGACGCCTTCGCGGCGATCGCGTCCAGAATCTCGGCCTCGGTGCCTGGTGCCGCCGAGATGAGCTGACCGGAGAGCTTCTCCAGGCCACGGGAGGCAAACGGAGCCACGGAATGGATGCTCGTTCCTTTGCGCGCTGCCTTGCGCAGGCGGAGGAAAACGGTGCCAGCTTCCTCTTCGGGTTCCAAACCCGCCAGCAGCACCGTCGGCGCGGCCTCCAGGTCACCGAACGTGACCCGCCGCTCGCCACTCTGCCCGGCGGCGAACCGCTGCAGGAACCTCGTCTCCTCACTCGAGTGGCTACGCACCCGGAAATCGACGTCGTTGCTACCGAGCGCCACGCGCGCGAACTTGGAGTAGGCATAGGCATCTTCGAGGGTGACCCGTCCACCGGTCAGCACCGCCACACCCGCGTCGTCACGAGCGGCCGCCAGGCCACGCGCGGCGAGCGTCAAAGCCTCCGGCCAGGAGGCGGTCACCAGCTCACCGGTTTCCTCATCCCTGACCAGAGGATGCGTCAGGCGGTCGGGCAACGTGTACGAGCGGAACGCGAAACGGTCCTTGTCGGTGATCCACTCCTCGTTCACATCGGGGTCGTCGCCCGCCAGCCGGCGCATGACGTTGTCCCGCCGGTGATCGACGCGGATGGCGCTCCCGCAGGCGTCGTGCTCGCCGACGGACGGCACCGACACGAGGTCGAACGGGCGTGACCTGAAGCGGTAGGCCGCCGAGGTCAACGCGCCCACCGGGCAGATCTGGATGGTGTTCCCCGAGAAGTAGCTCTCGAACGGCTCTTTCTCGTAGATGCCCACTTGCTGCAGGGCGCCCCGCTCCAACAGCTCGATGAACGGGTCGCCGGCAATCTCCTGCGAGAACCGCGTGCAACGCGCGCACAGCACACACCGTTCGCGGTCGAGCAAGACCTGAGCGGAGATGTTGATCGGCTTCGGGTACGTACGCTTCTTGCCCTCGTACCGTGAGTCGCCCCGGCCGTTGCTCATCGCCTGGTTCTGCAGCGGGCATTCCCCGCCCTTGTCGCAGACCGGGCAGTCGAGCGGGTGGTTGATCAGCAGGAACTCCATGATTCCCTGCTGAGCTTTGTCGGCCACCGGCGACGTCAGCTGGGTGTTGACGACCATGCCCGGCATGACTGTGAGGGTGCACGAAGCCTGCGGCTTCGGCATCCCGCGGCCGTTGCCCATGTCGGGGACTTCGACCAGGCACTGCCGGCACGCGCCGGCCGGCTCGAGGAGTGGATGATCGCAGAACCTGGGGATCTGAATACCGATCATCTCGGCGGCACGGATCACCAGAGTGCCCTCAGGCACACTCACCTCGAAACCGTCGATGGTGAGAGTGACCAGGTTCTCCTTGGGCTCGACGTCACCCGACGCCGAGTTGGTGGTGACGGTCATTGAGCGCTGACCCCCGCTTCTTCCTGACGTTCGACGGCGAACAGGGCCGACGCCGCTGGATCGAACGGACAGCCGCCGTGCTCGAAGTGCGCAATGTACTCGTCGCGGAAATACTTGATCGACGACGTGACCGGCGAAACGCCCCCGTCGGCCAGGGCGCAGAAAGAACGCCCGGCGATGTTGTCCGACATATCGAGCAGTTTGTCTAGATCCGCTTCGGTCCCCTGGCCTTCTTCGAGCCGGTCGAAGATCTGCACCATCCACCAGAAGCCCTCACGGCATGGGGTGCATTTGCCGCACGACTCGTGTTTGTAGAAGTCGACCCACCTGGAGGTGGCCCGCACCACACACGTGGTGTCGTCGAAAATCTGCAATGCCCGGGTTCCCAGCATGGACC is a window from the Phytoactinopolyspora mesophila genome containing:
- the nuoH gene encoding NADH-quinone oxidoreductase subunit NuoH, with translation MIPGLALTDIRAVDQVEGFGDDPWWIIAIKCVAIFVILVLLVLFTIVFERKTVAKMQHRVGPNRVGPKGWLQSLADGVKLMLKEDIIPKAADKVVYILAPIVAVVPAFLIFALIPLGPEVSIFGQTTRLQLTDTPVAVLLVLAIASVGVYGLMLAGWSSGSTYPLLGGLRSSAQVISYELAMGLSFVGVFLFAGTMSTSGIVEGQERLWYGLILAPSFAVYLISMVGEVNRAPFDLPEAEGELVAGWGTEYSSIKYALFFLAEYINMVNVSALATTLFLGGWRAPWPLSAINDGMFNEGWWPLLWFFGKVIALLFLFIWLRGTLPRFRYDQFMKLGWKVLIPVSLVWIVAVAGMRLALNEGVERQELLIWGGIVLAVILVASWVIPLFTERPGSDESSAETEAAEKPFDAFAGGHPVPPLPGQQLSAAPVAPGRMADETNESNSSEEGSSA
- a CDS encoding NADH-quinone oxidoreductase subunit G produces the protein MTVTTNSASGDVEPKENLVTLTIDGFEVSVPEGTLVIRAAEMIGIQIPRFCDHPLLEPAGACRQCLVEVPDMGNGRGMPKPQASCTLTVMPGMVVNTQLTSPVADKAQQGIMEFLLINHPLDCPVCDKGGECPLQNQAMSNGRGDSRYEGKKRTYPKPINISAQVLLDRERCVLCARCTRFSQEIAGDPFIELLERGALQQVGIYEKEPFESYFSGNTIQICPVGALTSAAYRFRSRPFDLVSVPSVGEHDACGSAIRVDHRRDNVMRRLAGDDPDVNEEWITDKDRFAFRSYTLPDRLTHPLVRDEETGELVTASWPEALTLAARGLAAARDDAGVAVLTGGRVTLEDAYAYSKFARVALGSNDVDFRVRSHSSEETRFLQRFAAGQSGERRVTFGDLEAAPTVLLAGLEPEEEAGTVFLRLRKAARKGTSIHSVAPFASRGLEKLSGQLISAAPGTEAEILDAIAAKASPMAALHDQLCSEGAVLMVGERLATVPGALSAAVRLSAATGARLAWVPRRAGELGAVEAGLLPTLLPGGRPIEQAEARVDMAAVWGVQNLPPLEGRDTSGILTSLSDGTLTGIVVGGVELADLPDPVAARAALENAGFVLSLEARSSEVTELADVVLPVAPPAEKAGTFVNWEGRHRPFPKVLQHSAAWSDAMALDAVAAELGTALGVRDLDAVRAEIAELGAWPGEPPEPGGHSAEPPEAAANQAVLATWRMMLDLGRGQDGEPHLARTARRACARLSAVTAAEVGVADGELLTISTSTGSVTLPLAVTEMPDRVVWLPQNSAGCRVHVDLGAGPGAVVTLSGGDA